A genomic region of Spea bombifrons isolate aSpeBom1 chromosome 9, aSpeBom1.2.pri, whole genome shotgun sequence contains the following coding sequences:
- the LOC128504855 gene encoding ras-related and estrogen-regulated growth inhibitor-like protein → MVVQISSSLYPISKMSDLGHQQHKVEANILVLGAENVGKSALTVRFLTRRFIGEYVGTESIYTHNISIDGRETFFSIWDSVCPQNPNLSNCVTEEQLRWADGFILVYSICDRDSFNVVRQQLQRIRQAKRRHGSAPVIIVGNKRDLQHRREVPGEEGRLLALSSDCGFFEISAAETYHGSLVVFHQLLETVREARNSTKKNGIKGIVRSMSAVFGRRRTD, encoded by the exons ATGGTGGTTCAAATCTCCAGCAGCCTCTatccaatcagcaagatgtctgacCTCGGCCACCAGCAGCACAAAGTGGAAGCCAACATCTTGGTGCTGGGAGCCGAAAACGTTGGCAAGTCCG CTCTGACCGTCAGATTCCTCACCCGGAGGTTTATCGGAGAATATGTCGGAACAG AATCGATTTACACGCATAACATCTCCATCGATGGCCGCGAAACGTTCTTCAGCATCTGGGACTCCGTCTGCCCGCAG AACCCGAATCTGAGTAACTGCGTGACGGAGGAGCAGCTGCGCTGGGCCGACGGCTTCATTCTGGTCTACAGCATCTGCGACCGAGACAGCTTCAACGTGGTGAGACAGCAGCTCCAGAGGATCCGTCAGGCCAAGAGACGGCACGGCTCGGCGCCCGTCATCATCGTCGGCAACAAGAGGGACCTGCAGCACCGGCGGGAGGTCCCCGGCGAGGAGGGGCGGCTGCTGGCCCTCTCCTCCGACTGCGGCTTCTTCGAGATCTCGGCGGCCGAGACCTACCACGGCTCTCTCGTGGTCTTCCACCAGCTTCTGGAGACCGTGCGAGAGGCCAGGAACTCCACCAAGAAGAACGGCATCAAGGGGATCGTGCGGAGCATGTCGGCGGTCTTCGGCCGGAGGAGAACCGACTGA